The sequence TTTCTCGACCCCCAATTGGACGCCGCCAGCTACGCCTACCGCCCTGGCCGCAGCGTTTCTCAAGCCATCGCCTGTGTTCTCTCCTGCCGCGATGCGGGCTTGCAATGGGTTCTCGATGCCGATATTGAACAATTTTTCGATCATATCGATCACGAGATTTTAAACACTCAGCTCGAATCGTATTTTCCCAACGATCCCGTTTGCCAAATGGTGGCCGCCTGGATCGCCAACGGCTCTCCCGAACCCCATGCTGGTGTGCCCCAGGGTTCGCCCCTTTCCCCTTTGTTGGCGAATGTGTATCTCCATCCCCTGGATCGCCAGTTGCGCCAAGAACATCAAACCCTCATCCGGTATGCCGACGATTTTGTCGTGCTCTGTGCCGATGAAAACCAAGCACGCCAAGCATGGGCCACCGTTCAACAGATATTGGCCGACTTGAAACTCCGGCTTCAACTGGAAAAAACCCACCTCACCACGTTCGACCAGGGGTTTAACTTTCTCGGTGTGCATTTTCACCGCCACACCGCCCAACCCCTCCACCCCCACGCCGCCCCTTGGGTGCTGCCGTCCGATACGCCCCCCGATGACCCCGCCAGCGGCCCGCCCGATGTGCCGCGCTGGTTGGAGTCCATCGACCCCGCTTTGTCTTGTGACGACACCCCCGCCAGCGACGAGCCCCCCGCCACCCCGCCCGCCGCCCTGGAACCTCGGGCGCCGCTGCTGCAATCGTTGTACGTCACCGAGCCGGGGTGCTGGCTGACTCAGGAGCATGACCGGGTGGTCGTCAGCCACCAGCACACCGTGCGGGCCAGCGTGCCGTTGGGGCAGGTGGATCAGGTGGCGATTCTGAGCAACGCCATGGTGTCCACCGCGTTGCTGCGGCGTTGTGCGCAGCGGCGGGTGAGTGTCGTCATGGGCGGATGGGGAACGGAGTTGCTGACGCTGGACCGGGGCGCGTTGGCCGATCACGCGCTGTGGCAAGCGCAATGGGATTTGCAAGCCGAACCAGAACGCGGGCTGATGTTGGCGCGGTGTTTGGTGGCGGGCAAATTGCACAACAGTTGCACGATTTTGCGGCGCTTCAGCCGCCGTGAAGGGCGTGAGGCGGTGGAGCCGCTGGTGCAAAGCATGTTGCAGGA is a genomic window of Vitreoscilla filiformis containing:
- the cas1 gene encoding CRISPR-associated endonuclease Cas1; amino-acid sequence: MHTASFLDLALSEQNLLQAWDHVRTNAGAPGSDGETIQNFSRHILHHLQQLKTELLSGQYRPQPLRYVPIPKKNGGTRTLAIPTVRDRILQTSVAHVMSQFLDPQLDAASYAYRPGRSVSQAIACVLSCRDAGLQWVLDADIEQFFDHIDHEILNTQLESYFPNDPVCQMVAAWIANGSPEPHAGVPQGSPLSPLLANVYLHPLDRQLRQEHQTLIRYADDFVVLCADENQARQAWATVQQILADLKLRLQLEKTHLTTFDQGFNFLGVHFHRHTAQPLHPHAAPWVLPSDTPPDDPASGPPDVPRWLESIDPALSCDDTPASDEPPATPPAALEPRAPLLQSLYVTEPGCWLTQEHDRVVVSHQHTVRASVPLGQVDQVAILSNAMVSTALLRRCAQRRVSVVMGGWGTELLTLDRGALADHALWQAQWDLQAEPERGLMLARCLVAGKLHNSCTILRRFSRREGREAVEPLVQSMLQDERKLAAAERLEVIRGLEGAAARAYFAALRGLLPPGVDFPGRQRHPPPDPVNACLSLGYGVLAHNLHTLIRLEGLNAHLGHLHVATPGSLALVSDLMEEFRAPVVDAVVLTLWREGRLQASDFECRLGDDAEGWPCRMVSAARKRLVDALEEKLESHMVHPRLERLLDLRRIMQAQVRHYRSVVMGEVGVYHPFKLR